In the genome of Deinococcus radiotolerans, the window GCGGGTGGGGCGCGCAGCGGGCCGGGCCCGCTGGCCCTGGGGGGCCGTGCTGTGGCCCATCCTGCTGCTGCTGGGCCTGCTGCCTGGGGTGCTGCCCGCCCTGATCAATCCGCTGCACCTGGGCGAGGTGGGGGCCTTCGATCCTCCACTGTGGCGCCTGACCCTCACGCACCTCGGCCTCGTGGCACTGTCTGGGCTGGTGGTGCTGCTGCTGGGCCTGCCGCTGGCTGTGGCCGTCACCCGGCCCGGCTGGCACGCGCCCCGGCAACTGGCCGAGACCCTGGTGGGTTTGGGGCAGACGGTGCCCACCTTCGCGATTCTGGCGCTGGCGGTGCCGGCGCTGGGTTTCGGCTGGGCGCCGACGCTGCTGGGCCTGATCGTGTACGGGCTGGTGCCGGTC includes:
- a CDS encoding ABC transporter permease → MTALRVGRAAGRARWPWGAVLWPILLLLGLLPGVLPALINPLHLGEVGAFDPPLWRLTLTHLGLVALSGLVVLLLGLPLAVAVTRPGWHAPRQLAETLVGLGQTVPTFAILALAVPALGFGWAPTLLGLIVYGLVPVVSNGILGLSGVNPGVLDAARGMGMTSWQRVWRVELPLAWPVIMAGLRTSVVYNVGTATVGAALGAGGLGEPIINGLSQQNTALVLCGALLSALLALTLDAWLGLLEGRPGQMS